The region GCTGTTTCAACGGTACGGACAAAGGTTGATGCCTCAAAGAGAGACTCCATAGTTCCCGTATCAAGCCATGCAAAACCGCGGCCAAGAGTGACAACGTCAAGGGTGCCGTCCTCAAGATACAGACGGTTAAGATCAGTAATCTCGTACTCACCCCGAGCACTTGGCTGAACTTGCTTTACCAGCTCAGTAACACGCTGATCATAGAAATAGAGACCAGTTACTGCGTAGTTAGACTTTGGATGAGCTGGCTTTTCTTCAATTGAAATAGCGTTGTAGTTCTTATCAAACTCAACAACGCCAAAACGCTCTGGATCATCCACGTGATAACCAAAGACTGTAGCACGGCCAGCAGTTTGTGCCTGCTGAGCAGCTTTTCTAACAAGTCCTGAAAGACCATTTCCAAAGAAGATATTATCTCCAAGAATGAGAGCTGCAGCATCATCGCCAATAAACTCTTTACCAATAACAAATGCCTGAGCCAATCCATCAGGAGAAGGTTGTTCAGCATAGCTGATAGAGATGCCAAAATCAGATCCGTCACCCAAAAGCTTTTCAAAATTTGGAAGGTCACGAGGAGTAGAGATAACAAGAATGTCTCTAATTCCCGCCAGCATAAGCGTAGACAGAGGATAGTAAATCATTGGCTTGTCATAAACAGGTAAAAGCTGTTTAGACGTAACGGTTGTCAGCGGATAAAGCCTCGTGCCGCTACCTCCTGCAAGAATGATGCCTTTCACAATCTACTCCTCATCAATCGGGTTTCTCGCGCAATGGTACTTAGAATAACGCTCATCCGTAAACTTACCAAAGTCCTACTCAACGGCCGTAATTCTATATAGTCTATAAGGTCCTTCTTGAAGAACAATCTCAAATCCAGGATCTTTATCGGTGATCTGTAGGCCTGAGAAGAAATCGCTTTGATTTCCTAGCAAGGCTGGATTTTCTAAGTCAAGCAACAGAACATATCTTGCTCCAGTTTCTCGGACCGCTTGTTGAACCTCTGGATTAGTAGCTACCTCATTAAGCTTTGTACGAATAATCGCACTTTGTGGCAACTCTTCTTCTTCAACTTTCTCTCGATAGAAAATATTCATGCCATAAAGTGAATTGAGAACCAACGAACCATCGTATGGATTATTGACCACCAAATTATCGCCAACAATCTGCAGAGCTCTTCTTACGAACTCGTCCTCACTTGTCTTATAAGTTGTCCACTCACGAGGCTCAAAAACCTCATTAAGCCAAATGATTCCCCAGCGAAGCTCACTGCGTTCTCTTCTGGGCAGGCTTGCTAAATCCCAAGGACTTAGGAGTGCACAACCCCACAACACAGCAATAATGCACATGAGAATGCCAGAGTTTTTAATAAACATGCAGGGCTTACAGGATGATTGATCTCCATTTGCAGAAATGGTGCAAGCAAAATTCTCTGAGTTGATTTTCTCGCCTTTGTTGCCTTCTTTAACTGTCTTAATTCCGTGTTTAATCAGATCAAACAAAAGCGTAATGGCAGTTTCCATGCCAACAATTACAACAGGCACTGCAGCGATTGTCACCATTGCAGCAGTTCTCTCTGGATCGGTATACCAAAATCCCGAGAAGAACCTCTTAATAGGAAGAACCTCAGAAAGACTTGCCACATAAATGAGAGCCGTCATGAGAAACGCCAGAATAAGCCAACGACAATTCTTCTTCAAAATGCAGCTAACAAATCCAATCCAGAACGCAACCGCAAAGAGAATCTGTGGCATGTTCATGAACAAGCCAAAGTTCAATACGGTTTGAGCTGCCGCAAGCGGCTTGACGTAAATCTCCCACACAAAATTGACCGTAGGAGCCAAGAAGCTTGTATTAAGCAGGAAAACCCAAATGCCAACCGCAAGGCCCGCTGTAACAACTTCCATAACCGCTAAAAGCGCAATACCTTTTGTTTTTGAAAGCATGAATTTGTCTTGAAGAAAATTGGTAAGTCGTGGCAAAAAACTGCAAAGCACATAAGGTAAAACACAGATAGCCCAGAAGAAATCTGCACTTGGATGCATCATGGCAAGGGCGAGAATACCCATCACACACAAAAGCACTAGCCTTGGATTTACAAACGAAGTCAACTTTAGCTGTTCAGCAACAGAATCATTTTTGTCCGGAACAGCACCATTGAGCATCAAGATGACAAGTACAACAGCACTAGGAACAGCGCAGAATCCCATTACGTTTGGAAATACTGCATGAACAGTAACCATTCGAAGAGGAAATGCCAGCTGTGCAAAAACTACAAATGAGGTTAGAACGCTAGCAACGAGGTTTTTCTTTCCTATTATTTGAAGCAGTGCGCAGATACCCACTGGATATATAACTGCCACGGAGACAAACCACACAACGTTTTCTGTCAGCGCTTCATTAAGACCGGTTATGACCGTAGCAATAGCAGCTACCGAGTGAAGGGCATTTGGATAGAAGCCTTCATCAAAGAAGGGAGTCTGAAACTCTGGCCTTGCTCCCGTATAAAAGGCAGCATGCAGCATGGAATAAATGCCCGACTGAACACTTCTTGTAATGTACGCAAGGTGCGCGTAGTTATCAGCGGACTGCAAAAACCATGAAGGGTTTCTGATTGCCTTGTGGAAAATAACAAAGAATATTGCAGTAGAGATAACAGCAGTTACTAAGAGAAAGACTCTGTTTAGAGAGTCCTTCTCGCCAGGGTTTGTATGAGATTGATTTTCCTGAATGGGTCTGATTTTCTGAATAAGATAGGCAAGCCCAGCAGCAATCAGGATAAAAAAGCCAACGCCTCCCAAAAGCGGTGTTACGCCTCTTAGGCCCAGAGGATAGATAGCAATTCCAGAAAAACCAATGAGGCAGACCGAGATAAGCGGAGCTACCACAAGGGATGTCATTCGTTTAGTGCCAATAGCGCGAGAAAAAAGATATCCTGGTACATAACAAAGAACCAGTACAACTACTACGGCTAGAACAAACTGTCTCCACATGTGTCAGTTTCCTTATTTGGTGGCCATTACCGACTAGATAAGCTTAGCCCAACGCTTCTTGCCTGCCTGAAGAAGAGCTCCCTCAAGAACCGATGGCTCAACCTTATACGTCTTTGCTGCTATTGGTTTCTGATTAATCTTAATGCCGCAACCATCAATGAGACGACGTGCTTCGCCGTTACTTGAAGCAATTCCTGCCTCAACTAAAATCTTTGGTAAGTATATAAGTCCATCTTCATCTGCCTCAAGGGTAATTGCAAACTCTTTGACATCGTCAGGAACCTCATTGTTTTTGAACTGAGCATCAAAAGATGCCTGTGCCTTAAGGCCTTCTCCCTCACCATGGTAAAGATCAACAATATTTCTACCAAGAGCGCGCTTAAGCTGGTAAGGATCAGCAGTGCCATCCTCAAAGCTCTTATCAATTGCATCAAGCTCGTCAATGGAAAGTGTGGAACAAAGACGATAATACATTGGAATAATCTCGTCAGTGATAGACATGACCTTGCCGAACATATCATTTGGCTCATCAGTCAGACCGATGTAGTTACCGTAAGACTTACTCATCTTCTTAGTACCGTCAGTACCTACAAGCAGAGGCATAGTCAAAGCAATCTGAGGTTCCATGTCCATATCACGCATAAGATCTCGACCGGCAAGTAGGTTAAAGATTTGGTCGTTTCCACCCATCTCTACATCTGCCTTAATAACAACAGAATCGTATGCCTGAAGAACAGGGTAAATAAACTCATGAAGTGCGATTGGCTGCTGGTTGTGATAGCGATTAGAAAAGTCTTCTCGCTCAAGAATGCGAGCAATGGTGAATTTGCTCATAAGACCAAGCATGGTTTCCAAATTCATTGGCTTAATCCAGTCACCGTTGTGAACAACAGTAGTTCTTTCTGGATCAAGAATCTTCATTGCCTGATTAACGTAGGTCTCTGCATTGGCATCTACCTGCTCTGCAGTTAAAGGAGGGCGAGTAGAATCACGACCAGAAGGGTCACCAATCAGTGCAGTACCACTACCGATAATTAAAGTAACATTATGGCCAAGGTCCTGAAACTGGCGCATCTTGCGCAGAGGAACCGCATGGCCCAAGTGCAAATCAGGGCTTGTTGGATCAACGCCAAGTTTGATGTTAAGAGGGGTGCCTTTCTTGAGTTTTTCTTTTAAACCATCCAAAGGAACAATCTGCATAGTTCCAGAAGTAATAACACGGAGCTGTTCTTCTACTGAAAGCACTCTGTATCCTCTCAACGCGAGCCTGTTAAACCATATAGTTGCTATTACAAATAGTATCAATTCAAAAATATTATCTATCAGAATACAACAGAGTTATAACTCTTTATTCACTGAAACATAAATATCAGACTATAATAGTGAGGACTATGACAAGGAGGCTCAATGGGTATTAGAACCCGTCGTGCACGTAAACACGCAAATACACATGCCGTAGGTTTTGGCATTGCTGGATTCTTTGGCTTTATGGCTCTTTTCGCCCTCGCACTTGCTCTTTCTTTGGGTGCAGCTGTTTCTTCATGGCTTGAAAACCTGCCTGATTACAACTCTGCTGATGCTTACCTAGTAGCAGAGCCTACACGCGTCTATGATTCCAAGGGTAACGATATTGCAGACTTCTATCTGCAGCAACGTCATTCTGTTACCTTGGATCAAATTTCTCCTTATGTCATTCAGGGCACCATTGATACTGAGGACAAACGCTTCTATTCTCATGGTGCTATTGACCCTTGGGGTATTGCCCGTGCGTCTGTTGGCTCACTATTTGGTGGCGGCGAAGGCGCTTCCACCATTACACAGCAGGTTGTTCGTAACACCGTTCTTTCTAACGAACAGTTTGAAATTTCTTTGAAGCGTAAGGTTCGTGAGGCTTACATTTCTATCCAGATGGAGAAGAAGTTTACTAAAGACCAGATTCT is a window of Lancefieldella parvula DSM 20469 DNA encoding:
- a CDS encoding DUF6541 family protein, whose product is MWRQFVLAVVVVLVLCYVPGYLFSRAIGTKRMTSLVVAPLISVCLIGFSGIAIYPLGLRGVTPLLGGVGFFILIAAGLAYLIQKIRPIQENQSHTNPGEKDSLNRVFLLVTAVISTAIFFVIFHKAIRNPSWFLQSADNYAHLAYITRSVQSGIYSMLHAAFYTGARPEFQTPFFDEGFYPNALHSVAAIATVITGLNEALTENVVWFVSVAVIYPVGICALLQIIGKKNLVASVLTSFVVFAQLAFPLRMVTVHAVFPNVMGFCAVPSAVVLVILMLNGAVPDKNDSVAEQLKLTSFVNPRLVLLCVMGILALAMMHPSADFFWAICVLPYVLCSFLPRLTNFLQDKFMLSKTKGIALLAVMEVVTAGLAVGIWVFLLNTSFLAPTVNFVWEIYVKPLAAAQTVLNFGLFMNMPQILFAVAFWIGFVSCILKKNCRWLILAFLMTALIYVASLSEVLPIKRFFSGFWYTDPERTAAMVTIAAVPVVIVGMETAITLLFDLIKHGIKTVKEGNKGEKINSENFACTISANGDQSSCKPCMFIKNSGILMCIIAVLWGCALLSPWDLASLPRRERSELRWGIIWLNEVFEPREWTTYKTSEDEFVRRALQIVGDNLVVNNPYDGSLVLNSLYGMNIFYREKVEEEELPQSAIIRTKLNEVATNPEVQQAVRETGARYVLLLDLENPALLGNQSDFFSGLQITDKDPGFEIVLQEGPYRLYRITAVE
- the rfbA gene encoding glucose-1-phosphate thymidylyltransferase RfbA — encoded protein: MKGIILAGGSGTRLYPLTTVTSKQLLPVYDKPMIYYPLSTLMLAGIRDILVISTPRDLPNFEKLLGDGSDFGISISYAEQPSPDGLAQAFVIGKEFIGDDAAALILGDNIFFGNGLSGLVRKAAQQAQTAGRATVFGYHVDDPERFGVVEFDKNYNAISIEEKPAHPKSNYAVTGLYFYDQRVTELVKQVQPSARGEYEITDLNRLYLEDGTLDVVTLGRGFAWLDTGTMESLFEASTFVRTVETAQGLPVSVPEEIAFENGWIDSAKLIECAERYGKSAYGEHLKSVAEGRILPSGKGE
- the tyrS gene encoding tyrosine--tRNA ligase; amino-acid sequence: MLSVEEQLRVITSGTMQIVPLDGLKEKLKKGTPLNIKLGVDPTSPDLHLGHAVPLRKMRQFQDLGHNVTLIIGSGTALIGDPSGRDSTRPPLTAEQVDANAETYVNQAMKILDPERTTVVHNGDWIKPMNLETMLGLMSKFTIARILEREDFSNRYHNQQPIALHEFIYPVLQAYDSVVIKADVEMGGNDQIFNLLAGRDLMRDMDMEPQIALTMPLLVGTDGTKKMSKSYGNYIGLTDEPNDMFGKVMSITDEIIPMYYRLCSTLSIDELDAIDKSFEDGTADPYQLKRALGRNIVDLYHGEGEGLKAQASFDAQFKNNEVPDDVKEFAITLEADEDGLIYLPKILVEAGIASSNGEARRLIDGCGIKINQKPIAAKTYKVEPSVLEGALLQAGKKRWAKLI